One Mesorhizobium sp. L-2-11 genomic region harbors:
- the gcvH gene encoding glycine cleavage system protein GcvH, producing MAKTYFTEDHEWLRVEGGVATVGITDYAQEQLGDLVFVELPEPGKKLAKGDTAVVVESVKAASDVYAPVDGEITEANTALSSDPSLVNSAATSDGWLWKMKLADESQLEGLLDEAAYKAHIG from the coding sequence ATGGCAAAGACCTATTTCACCGAAGATCACGAATGGCTCCGCGTCGAAGGCGGTGTCGCCACCGTCGGAATCACCGACTACGCGCAGGAGCAGCTCGGCGATCTCGTCTTCGTCGAATTGCCGGAGCCTGGGAAAAAGCTGGCCAAGGGCGATACCGCCGTCGTGGTCGAATCGGTCAAGGCGGCGTCGGACGTCTATGCACCGGTCGACGGCGAGATCACCGAGGCCAACACCGCGCTTTCGTCCGATCCGTCCCTGGTCAATTCGGCGGCGACCAGCGACGGCTGGCTGTGGAAGATGAAGCTGGCCGATGAAAGCCAACTCGAAGGTCTCCTGGATGAGGCCGCCTACAAAGCCCATATTGGTTGA
- a CDS encoding DUF1345 domain-containing protein, translating into MTTDLPLKKPLHRHMQFAVSACVGVVALAIALVFRTPLAFSIGANAFFAAYTVIVVAQMPLLTGRYLSKNARATDQPVLVIFAVTLIVVAVAIISLFQLINREGSAHPVELTFALLSIPLGWFTIHAMTALHYAHVYWVNDEETDTGSKAKQKKPVGGLVFAGKERPDGWDFLYFSTTVGMTSQTSDTAVSTTQMRHIVLLHSILSFFFNTVIVAAAVNLAVSLGSR; encoded by the coding sequence ATGACGACCGATCTGCCCCTGAAGAAACCACTGCACCGCCACATGCAGTTCGCGGTGTCGGCCTGCGTCGGTGTCGTGGCCCTGGCGATCGCGTTGGTCTTTCGCACTCCGCTCGCCTTTTCGATCGGCGCCAATGCGTTTTTCGCCGCCTACACCGTCATCGTCGTCGCCCAGATGCCGCTGCTCACCGGCCGCTATCTGAGCAAGAATGCCCGCGCCACCGACCAGCCGGTTCTGGTCATCTTTGCGGTGACGCTGATTGTCGTCGCCGTTGCAATCATCTCGCTGTTCCAATTGATCAATCGCGAGGGCAGCGCGCACCCTGTCGAACTCACCTTTGCGCTGCTGTCGATCCCGCTAGGCTGGTTCACCATCCACGCCATGACGGCGCTGCACTACGCGCATGTTTACTGGGTCAATGATGAAGAGACCGACACCGGCAGCAAAGCGAAACAGAAAAAGCCGGTCGGCGGCCTCGTATTTGCCGGTAAGGAACGGCCGGACGGCTGGGATTTCCTCTACTTCTCGACCACCGTCGGCATGACCTCACAGACCTCCGATACCGCGGTCTCGACCACGCAAATGCGTCACATCGTGCTTTTGCATTCGATCCTGTCGTTCTTTTTCAATACAGTGATCGTCGCCGCCGCGGTCAACCTCGCCGTCAGTCTCGGGAGCCGGTAG
- a CDS encoding cytochrome b/b6 domain-containing protein has product MQSVARSQSTVGPDTAAPKDATLIYRQSRWTRLTHWLWAISLFFMLLSGLQIFNARPQLYIGKESGFAYNNTIFAIGAENTANGPRGYTEIFGKRFDTTGVLGWSGPAGRETSRAFPSWATIPSYYDLGTARVVHFFFAWILTTTLVVWLVASLVNGHLRRDLVPRIDDLRRLPRDIVDHAKFKFHHTREYNTLQKMAYGGVMFVLLPLMIITGLAMSPSMNAALPFLNDLLGGRQTARTIHFIVMLLLVAFFIIHMLMIIAAGPINELRSIITGWYRTDPPVHGGKTPQRSA; this is encoded by the coding sequence ATGCAATCGGTTGCCAGGAGCCAATCCACTGTAGGGCCAGATACTGCCGCGCCGAAGGATGCAACGCTGATCTACCGGCAGTCGCGCTGGACGCGGCTGACGCACTGGCTTTGGGCCATCTCGCTGTTCTTCATGCTGCTTTCCGGCCTGCAGATCTTCAACGCCCGCCCACAGCTCTATATCGGCAAGGAATCGGGATTCGCCTATAACAACACCATCTTCGCCATCGGCGCCGAGAACACCGCAAACGGCCCGCGCGGCTACACCGAAATCTTCGGCAAGCGCTTCGACACAACCGGTGTGCTCGGCTGGTCGGGGCCGGCGGGTCGGGAGACGTCCCGCGCCTTCCCGTCCTGGGCGACGATCCCCTCCTATTATGACCTCGGCACCGCCCGCGTTGTCCATTTCTTCTTCGCCTGGATACTGACCACGACACTGGTCGTGTGGCTGGTCGCCAGCCTGGTCAACGGCCATCTGCGCCGCGATCTTGTCCCGCGCATCGACGATCTCAGGCGCTTGCCGCGAGACATCGTCGATCATGCCAAATTCAAGTTCCACCACACGCGCGAATACAACACGCTGCAGAAGATGGCCTATGGCGGCGTGATGTTCGTGCTGCTGCCGCTGATGATCATCACCGGCCTTGCCATGTCGCCGAGCATGAACGCGGCGCTGCCGTTCCTCAACGACCTGCTTGGCGGCCGGCAGACGGCGCGGACAATCCATTTCATCGTGATGCTGCTGCTCGTCGCCTTCTTCATCATCCATATGCTGATGATCATCGCTGCCGGCCCGATCAACGAGCTGCGTTCCATCATCACCGGCTGGTACCGGACCGATCCGCCGGTGCATGGCGGCAAGACGCCGCAGAGGAGTGCGTGA
- a CDS encoding GGDEF domain-containing protein — protein sequence MLDYSSLLLAAALSGTCLSITMFAIWFTAPQARFVLSVACGILVLVAHVVLFWHYARHPSPWLCQILLALLSLGFLTLCLSAMQYLGVRDYRRAILPTLAAMAVCAGATSLGLDGVGFIVTYATVTALLSLIGVMFWIKGGHDRRILLVVSFLSGVCALSFGLCGTVLLVKGQWVLGVAPDNWAERLNSAVAVACMTGLGALTLSLHHLQAQIELKAETMTDPLTGLMNRRALTAFYGERVFGPFMSVAMFDLDHFKKTNDVFGHPVGDQVLRRFAAVIRKYARTGVDAFRLGGEEFVLVMSRMTEEKAYDIASKISVAFGTEVVATQLGPLRSTVSGGIGFGGTDGTSLDNVLAEADAALYAAKRAGRNRVVAQNKASKADAPALRSA from the coding sequence ATGTTGGATTACAGTTCGCTCCTGCTTGCGGCAGCGCTGTCGGGCACGTGCCTCAGCATCACCATGTTTGCGATCTGGTTCACCGCGCCACAGGCACGCTTTGTGCTGTCTGTGGCGTGCGGCATTCTCGTGCTCGTCGCGCATGTGGTCCTGTTCTGGCATTATGCCAGGCATCCCAGCCCCTGGCTTTGCCAGATCCTGCTTGCGCTTCTCAGCCTGGGCTTCCTGACCCTCTGCCTGTCGGCCATGCAGTATCTCGGCGTCCGCGACTACAGGCGCGCCATCTTGCCGACCCTGGCTGCGATGGCGGTTTGCGCAGGCGCGACCTCGCTGGGCCTTGATGGCGTCGGCTTCATCGTCACCTACGCGACGGTAACGGCGCTGCTCTCGCTTATCGGGGTGATGTTCTGGATCAAAGGTGGCCATGATCGCCGGATATTGCTGGTCGTTTCGTTCCTGAGCGGCGTCTGTGCGCTGTCCTTCGGACTTTGCGGCACGGTCCTGCTGGTCAAGGGCCAATGGGTGCTCGGCGTTGCGCCCGACAACTGGGCCGAACGGTTGAATTCCGCCGTGGCGGTCGCCTGCATGACGGGACTCGGCGCATTGACGCTCTCCCTGCATCATTTGCAGGCGCAGATCGAACTGAAGGCCGAGACTATGACCGACCCCTTGACCGGGCTGATGAACCGGCGGGCGTTGACGGCATTCTACGGTGAGCGGGTTTTCGGCCCGTTCATGTCCGTCGCCATGTTCGACCTCGATCATTTCAAAAAAACGAACGATGTATTCGGTCATCCGGTCGGCGATCAGGTTCTGCGCCGCTTCGCCGCTGTCATCAGGAAATATGCCAGGACCGGAGTCGACGCCTTCCGGCTGGGCGGCGAGGAATTCGTCCTCGTCATGTCGCGGATGACTGAAGAGAAGGCTTACGACATTGCGAGCAAGATCAGCGTCGCCTTCGGCACGGAAGTCGTCGCCACCCAGCTTGGTCCGTTGCGCAGCACAGTCAGTGGCGGCATCGGCTTTGGCGGGACGGATGGCACCAGTCTCGACAATGTGCTGGCCGAAGCCGACGCTGCACTCTATGCGGCAAAGCGCGCCGGGCGAAATCGCGTCGTCGCCCAGAACAAGGCGAGCAAGGCCGACGCGCCGGCCTTGCGTTCGGCCTGA
- a CDS encoding YaiI/YqxD family protein, translating into MPAPAIYVDADACPVKVEVEKVAERHGVAVTFVSNGGLRPSRDPMIRNVVVSKGADAADDWIVDNAKPNDIVVTSDIPLAARTVALGAHVLGPTGRPFTPETIGMAVAMRDLKQHLRETGESKGYNASFAPQDRSRFLGELDRILRRALKSAEPD; encoded by the coding sequence ATGCCCGCACCCGCCATTTACGTCGATGCCGATGCCTGCCCGGTAAAAGTCGAGGTCGAAAAAGTCGCCGAGCGCCATGGCGTCGCCGTCACCTTTGTCTCCAATGGCGGCCTGCGCCCGTCGCGCGATCCGATGATCCGCAACGTCGTCGTATCCAAGGGCGCCGACGCGGCGGACGACTGGATCGTCGACAATGCCAAGCCCAACGACATCGTCGTGACATCAGACATCCCGCTTGCCGCCCGCACGGTGGCGCTCGGCGCTCATGTGCTTGGGCCGACCGGACGCCCGTTCACGCCGGAGACGATCGGCATGGCGGTGGCGATGCGCGACCTCAAGCAGCATCTGCGCGAGACTGGCGAAAGCAAGGGCTACAACGCCAGTTTCGCGCCGCAGGACCGCTCGCGGTTTCTCGGCGAGCTCGACCGCATCCTGCGGCGTGCGCTGAAATCCGCCGAACCGGATTAG
- the gcvT gene encoding glycine cleavage system aminomethyltransferase GcvT translates to MTGDDTKHLPLEDLHLAAGARFGAFAGWSMPLTHSAGVMKEHLHTREHAGLFDISHMKLFEISGPGAEALLNRACPFDAGALEISQSKYTFFLNEAAGIIDDLIVTRLGRQRFMVVANAGNAEADEKHLRQLADSDAKGDFDAKIEALDRVFLAIQGPEAWAALSRAGIETGSLLFMHGFEPRENWFMSRSGYTGEDGFEIGLPEADARNLVAKLLEDERVMWVGLAARDSLRLEAGLCLHGLDITPEIDPASAGLMWAIPKEVRASGAFIGADALRAILERGPAQKRVGLKPEGRQPVRAGAALFDADGNPAGHVTSGGFGPSAGHPVAMGYVQASLAKPGAKLFADVRGTKIPVDINPLPFTPHRYRKG, encoded by the coding sequence ATGACGGGCGACGACACCAAACACCTTCCCCTCGAAGACTTGCACTTGGCCGCCGGTGCGCGCTTTGGCGCCTTCGCCGGCTGGTCGATGCCGCTCACCCATTCGGCCGGCGTGATGAAGGAGCACCTTCATACCCGCGAACATGCCGGCCTGTTCGACATCTCGCACATGAAGCTGTTCGAGATCAGTGGCCCGGGCGCTGAGGCACTGCTCAATCGTGCCTGCCCGTTCGACGCCGGCGCGCTTGAGATTTCCCAGTCCAAATACACGTTCTTTCTCAATGAAGCGGCCGGCATCATCGACGATCTGATCGTCACCAGGCTCGGCCGGCAACGCTTCATGGTCGTCGCCAATGCCGGCAATGCCGAAGCCGACGAAAAACACCTTCGCCAGCTTGCCGACTCTGATGCCAAGGGGGACTTTGACGCCAAGATTGAAGCACTCGACCGCGTCTTCCTGGCGATCCAGGGTCCCGAAGCCTGGGCTGCCCTGTCGCGCGCCGGCATCGAAACCGGATCGCTGCTGTTCATGCACGGCTTCGAGCCGCGCGAAAACTGGTTCATGAGCCGCTCGGGCTATACCGGTGAAGACGGTTTCGAGATCGGCCTGCCGGAAGCGGACGCGCGAAATCTCGTCGCCAAACTGCTCGAGGACGAGCGCGTGATGTGGGTTGGGCTGGCCGCCCGCGACAGCCTGCGGCTCGAAGCAGGGCTGTGCCTGCACGGATTGGACATCACGCCTGAGATCGACCCGGCCAGCGCCGGGCTGATGTGGGCGATTCCGAAGGAGGTTCGCGCCTCTGGCGCTTTCATCGGCGCTGACGCATTGCGTGCAATCCTGGAGCGCGGCCCGGCGCAGAAACGCGTCGGCCTGAAGCCGGAAGGCCGCCAGCCGGTGCGCGCCGGTGCAGCCCTTTTCGATGCCGACGGCAATCCCGCCGGGCACGTCACCTCCGGCGGCTTCGGCCCGTCGGCCGGCCATCCGGTCGCCATGGGCTACGTCCAGGCGTCGCTGGCCAAACCTGGCGCAAAACTGTTCGCCGACGTTCGCGGGACCAAAATCCCGGTCGATATCAATCCCCTGCCCTTCACGCCGCATCGCTATCGCAAAGGATGA
- the gcvP gene encoding aminomethyl-transferring glycine dehydrogenase codes for MTGAPYPFSARHIGPGLNDVRAMLATIGVPSVETLISQAVPKSIRLDRPLALPAPASEAEALAELSATMAKNTVLKSFIGAGYHGVHVPPVIQRNLFENPAWYTAYTPYQAEISQGRLEMLFNFQTLVTELTGLPVASASLLDEATAVAEAVGIALRHHRDKRTKVALAGTPHPQTLDVVRTRAEPLGIEVDGDTIDDNTAALLVSWPDTFGIYGDHRAAIEKARAIGALVVFIADPLALTLTDAPAALGADIAVGPMQRFGVPMGFGGPHAAYCAVSDRLTRLMPGRLVGQSTDSKGRPGYRLALQTREQHIRRDKATSNICTAQALLANMATAYAIWHGPAGLQAIAGRIHALANRLADGLKAAGISVLGANRFDTVTVEMKGRAGAIGAAAEKTGRLLRVIDADHIGISFDETSTDADLEAIAALFGAKPGTAVGSTMPGKPRGKAFLTQPVFRENHSETEMMRFLRRLADKDLALDRAMIPLGSCTMKLNAAAEMMPVSWPSVANLHPFAPASHSAGYRAMVGELEGWLAEITGFDAVTLQPNAGSQGEYAGLLAIRAYHRSRGEGNRTVCLIPSSAHGTNPASAAMAGMSVVVVRCTEDGNIDLDDMSAKANEHSKNLAALMFTYPSTHGVYEEGARHLCALIHEHGGQVYFDGANLNALVGLARPGDIGADVCHMNLHKTFCIPHGGGGPGVGPIGVKAHLKPYLPGHVSEGSGHAVSAAPFGSASILPITWMYIRMMGASGLKQATETAIISANYVATRLAPHFPLLYKGRHDRIAHECILDTRVLKDSAGISVDDIAKRLIDYGFHAPTMSFPVAGTLMVEPTESEPKNELDRFCEAMIAISGEAAKVAKGEWPLADNPLVNAPHTAAEALAGQWTHPYSRLEAAYPAGDADTSAKYWPPVSRIDNVAGDRNLVCSCPPLSEYLGAAE; via the coding sequence ATGACCGGAGCACCCTACCCCTTCTCGGCCCGCCATATCGGCCCTGGCCTCAATGATGTCAGAGCCATGCTGGCGACGATCGGCGTTCCCTCGGTCGAGACGCTGATCAGCCAGGCGGTGCCGAAATCGATCCGGCTCGACCGGCCGCTGGCTTTGCCGGCCCCGGCGAGCGAAGCGGAGGCGCTGGCCGAGCTGTCAGCGACAATGGCGAAAAATACGGTTTTGAAAAGCTTCATCGGCGCCGGCTACCACGGCGTCCACGTGCCGCCGGTCATCCAGCGCAACCTGTTCGAGAACCCGGCCTGGTATACCGCTTACACGCCCTACCAGGCCGAGATCAGCCAGGGCCGGCTCGAAATGCTGTTCAATTTCCAGACCTTGGTCACCGAACTGACTGGGCTGCCGGTGGCGTCGGCCTCGCTGCTCGATGAGGCGACGGCGGTGGCCGAAGCAGTCGGCATCGCGTTACGCCACCACCGCGACAAGCGGACCAAAGTGGCGCTGGCCGGCACGCCGCATCCGCAGACGCTTGACGTCGTGCGCACCCGCGCCGAGCCGCTCGGCATCGAGGTCGACGGCGACACGATCGACGACAACACAGCCGCTCTGCTGGTCTCCTGGCCCGATACGTTTGGCATCTATGGCGACCACCGGGCGGCAATCGAGAAAGCCCGCGCCATCGGCGCGCTGGTCGTCTTCATTGCCGATCCGCTCGCCCTGACGCTGACCGACGCGCCGGCTGCGCTTGGCGCCGACATCGCCGTCGGCCCGATGCAGCGCTTCGGCGTGCCGATGGGCTTTGGCGGGCCGCACGCCGCCTATTGCGCCGTTTCCGACAGGCTGACACGGCTGATGCCAGGCCGACTTGTCGGCCAGTCGACCGACAGCAAGGGCCGGCCCGGCTATCGCCTCGCGCTACAGACGCGTGAGCAGCATATCCGCCGCGACAAGGCGACCTCCAACATCTGCACCGCACAGGCGCTGCTCGCCAACATGGCGACCGCCTATGCGATCTGGCACGGCCCTGCCGGGCTGCAGGCGATTGCCGGCCGAATCCATGCATTGGCCAACCGGCTGGCTGACGGTCTCAAGGCAGCAGGAATCTCGGTGCTTGGCGCCAACCGCTTCGACACGGTGACGGTGGAAATGAAAGGCAGAGCCGGGGCGATTGGCGCCGCTGCCGAAAAGACCGGCCGATTGCTGCGCGTTATCGACGCCGACCACATCGGCATCAGCTTCGACGAGACCTCGACCGATGCGGATCTGGAGGCGATCGCGGCGCTATTCGGCGCCAAGCCGGGCACAGCCGTCGGCAGCACCATGCCCGGAAAACCGCGCGGCAAGGCGTTTCTCACGCAGCCTGTCTTCCGCGAAAACCACTCGGAAACCGAGATGATGCGCTTCCTGCGCCGGCTGGCCGACAAGGACCTGGCGCTCGACCGCGCCATGATCCCGCTCGGCTCCTGCACGATGAAGCTCAACGCCGCCGCCGAGATGATGCCGGTAAGCTGGCCAAGCGTCGCCAATCTGCATCCATTCGCCCCGGCAAGCCATTCGGCCGGCTATCGCGCCATGGTCGGCGAACTGGAAGGCTGGCTGGCGGAGATCACCGGCTTCGACGCGGTGACCCTGCAGCCCAATGCCGGCAGCCAGGGCGAATATGCCGGGCTGCTCGCCATTCGCGCCTATCACCGCTCACGTGGCGAAGGCAACCGCACCGTCTGCCTGATCCCGTCATCGGCGCATGGCACCAATCCGGCGAGTGCGGCGATGGCCGGCATGAGCGTCGTCGTCGTGCGCTGCACCGAGGATGGCAATATCGATTTGGACGATATGAGTGCCAAGGCCAATGAGCATTCCAAGAACCTCGCCGCGCTTATGTTCACCTATCCCTCGACGCATGGCGTGTACGAGGAAGGCGCGCGCCACCTCTGCGCCCTCATCCATGAACATGGCGGCCAGGTCTATTTCGACGGCGCCAATCTCAACGCGCTGGTCGGCCTTGCCCGCCCCGGCGACATCGGCGCCGATGTCTGCCACATGAACCTGCACAAGACCTTCTGCATCCCGCATGGCGGCGGCGGTCCCGGCGTCGGCCCGATCGGCGTCAAGGCGCATCTAAAGCCGTATCTGCCCGGCCACGTCAGCGAAGGCTCGGGTCATGCGGTGTCGGCTGCACCGTTCGGCAGCGCTTCGATCCTGCCGATCACCTGGATGTACATCCGCATGATGGGCGCCTCGGGCCTGAAGCAGGCGACCGAGACGGCGATCATTTCCGCCAACTATGTGGCGACGCGGCTCGCACCGCACTTCCCGCTGCTCTACAAGGGCAGGCACGATCGCATCGCGCATGAATGCATCCTCGACACCCGCGTGCTCAAGGACAGTGCCGGCATCAGCGTCGACGATATCGCCAAGCGGCTGATCGACTATGGTTTCCATGCGCCGACCATGTCGTTTCCGGTCGCCGGCACGCTGATGGTCGAGCCGACTGAGTCCGAGCCCAAGAACGAGCTCGATCGCTTCTGCGAGGCGATGATCGCGATATCGGGCGAGGCAGCCAAGGTGGCGAAGGGCGAATGGCCGCTGGCCGACAACCCGCTGGTCAATGCGCCGCATACCGCCGCCGAGGCGCTGGCCGGCCAGTGGACCCATCCCTATTCGCGCCTGGAGGCGGCCTACCCCGCCGGCGATGCCGACACATCAGCCAAATACTGGCCGCCGGTGTCGCGCATCGACAATGTCGCCGGCGACCGCAACCTCGTCTGCTCCTGCCCGCCGCTGTCGGAGTATCTGGGGGCGGCGGAGTAA
- a CDS encoding molybdopterin-binding protein, translated as MAKFVISRRKFLTSASLGVSGIMLSGCDAFDSQLRVGDGLRSFLEGANGLTWRAQRLLAGDSLAPEFTEADIRQPQRPNGVTAPDDDVYKGLLANNFADWRLEVSGLVEKPLSLTREQLMNMPSRTQITRHDCVEGWSCIAKWTGTPLSLVLDQAVVKPQARYVMFHCLDTIDRSLSGDIKYYGSIDLIDARHPQTILAYGLNGKPLPVENGAPLRVRVERQIGYKMPKYLRKIELVDSFAAIGGGRGGYWEDNGYDWYGGI; from the coding sequence ATGGCGAAGTTTGTGATCAGCCGCAGAAAATTCCTGACCTCGGCCAGCCTCGGCGTCTCCGGCATCATGCTGTCGGGTTGCGATGCCTTCGACAGCCAGCTTCGCGTCGGCGACGGCCTGCGCAGTTTCCTTGAAGGCGCCAACGGCCTGACCTGGCGCGCGCAACGCCTGCTTGCCGGCGATTCGCTGGCGCCGGAATTCACCGAAGCCGACATTCGCCAGCCGCAGCGGCCGAACGGCGTCACCGCGCCGGACGACGATGTCTACAAGGGCCTACTCGCCAACAATTTCGCCGACTGGCGCCTCGAGGTCTCCGGCCTCGTCGAAAAGCCGCTGTCGCTGACCCGTGAGCAATTGATGAACATGCCAAGCCGCACCCAGATCACCCGCCATGACTGCGTCGAAGGCTGGAGTTGCATCGCCAAATGGACCGGCACGCCGCTGTCGCTGGTGCTGGATCAGGCGGTGGTCAAGCCGCAGGCGCGCTACGTCATGTTCCATTGCCTCGACACGATCGACCGCAGCCTGTCCGGCGACATCAAATATTACGGCTCGATCGACCTGATCGATGCCCGTCACCCGCAGACGATCCTTGCCTATGGCCTGAACGGCAAGCCGCTGCCGGTCGAGAACGGCGCGCCGCTGCGCGTCCGCGTCGAGCGCCAGATCGGCTACAAGATGCCAAAGTATCTCCGCAAGATCGAACTGGTCGACAGTTTCGCCGCCATCGGCGGCGGCAGGGGCGGCTACTGGGAGGACAATGGCTACGACTGGTACGGCGGCATCTGA